In Nodosilinea sp. PGN35, the genomic stretch TTCTGTAGACTCTGACAACACCTCCACCACCAGGCATGGAAAGCGAATATAGCTGCGAGCCGTGCGGTCTCGCTCGTCACAGGTCACCGTAACGTCAGGATAAAAAAACGGCCCATCGTCAGAGATAGCGACCTTGGCATCACCACTCAAAACTTTGCAGTTTCGCCCCCGCAAATGGGGCCTTAATAGGGCTACCAGATTTACGGCAATTTGGTTGTGGGGGATGGTTCCCCCGGTCATCGCCACAACCTGGCCATCAACAAACTCATAGCGAAGCGGCTGTTGTGCTTCCCAATCCAGATATCCAGCCGGGGTAAGTGTAGGTTGAGGTTGAGCAACCATAGCCTTTCTCCAAACAGTTAGCCAAACGCTGGCTTGATGTGATTCTATCGATCCTATATCTGGGCGATCCAATAGCCTGCGTGAATAGCTTTGACTCTGCGACACTCACTACCA encodes the following:
- a CDS encoding Uma2 family endonuclease; this translates as MVAQPQPTLTPAGYLDWEAQQPLRYEFVDGQVVAMTGGTIPHNQIAVNLVALLRPHLRGRNCKVLSGDAKVAISDDGPFFYPDVTVTCDERDRTARSYIRFPCLVVEVLSESTEARDRGYKFRRYRQIETLQEYVLIDPDRILVECYRRNERDNWELVTTMGEVSGAAAEDSLVLDSVGLEIALSQVYEDVVFPNETEAL